A window from Pagrus major chromosome 4, Pma_NU_1.0 encodes these proteins:
- the vat1l gene encoding synaptic vesicle membrane protein VAT-1 homolog-like — MAKEGADMTEETEFMIDKNVGKETENVDSSGGDAKEMRAVILAGFGGLNKLRVTKKAMPELQGGEVKIRVKACGLNFLDLMVRQGNIDNPPKPPLVPGFECSGIVESVAENTTGFEIGDRVMAFVNYNAWAEVVCTPVDFVYKMPDEMTFAEAAAFSLNFVAAYMMLFEVANLREGMSVLVHSAGGGVGQAVAQLCSTVPNVTVFGIASCFKHAAIRDSVTHLFDRNADYMQEIKKISPDGVDIVLDCLCGENTGKGLTLLKPLGTYILYGASNMVTGETKSFFSFAKSWWQVEKVNPIKLYEENKVIAGFSLLNLLFKHGKCGLVKSVMDKLLCLYDQKKIKPVVDSLWALEEVKEAMQRIHDRGNIGKLILDVEKTPTPLMASDSTETSEAGEEEEEPEGDNDSKERMPFIH; from the exons ATGGCTAAAGAAGGAGCAGATATGACGGAGGAAACCGAGTTCATGATAGACAAAAACGTGggcaaagaaacagaaaacgTGGACTCGTCCGGCGGCGATGCCAAAGAAATGCGAGCGGTGATACTGGCAGGCTTTGGAGGTCTTAACAAACTCAGGGTGACCAAGAAGGCAATGCCCGAGCTCCAGGGTGGTGAGGTGAAGATCCGCGTCAAAGCatg CGGCTTGAATTTTTTGGACCTGATGGTACGTCAGGGGAATATTGATAATCCTCCCAAACCTCCTCTCGTCCCCGGCTTTGAATGCTCTGGAATAGTAGAGTCAgtggctgaaaacacaacaggatTCGAG ATAGGAGACAGGGTTATGGCTTTTGTGAATTACAACGCCTGGGCAGAAGTTGTTTGCACCCCAGTGGATTTTGTCTACAAGATGCCAGATGAAATGACGTTTGCCGAGGCTGCTGCATTCTCCCTGAACTTTGTGGCCGCCTATATGATGCTGTTTGAGGTCGCCAATCTGCGAGAGGGGATGTCGGTGTTGGTTCACTCAGCGGGAGGTGGTGTA gGTCAAGCCGTGGCTCAGCTGTGCTCCACTGTTCCTAATGTCACAGTGTTTGGGATCGCCTCATGTTTCAAACACGCAGCCATCAGAGACTCGGTGACTCACCTCTTTGACCGAAACGCTGATTATATGCAAGAAATCAAAAA GATTTCTCCAGACGGAGTGGACATCGTGTTGGACTGTCTGTGTGGAGAGAACACAGGGAAAGGCCTGACTCTGCTGAAGCCTTTAGGAACTTACATCCTCTACG gcGCGTCAAACATGGTAACTGGGGAAACAAAGAGTTTCTTCAGCTTTGCAAAATCC tgGTGGCAGGTGGAGAAGGTGAACCCTATTAAACTCTACGAGGAGAACAAAGTTATAGCTGGATTCTCGCTCCTCAACCTCCTCTTCAAGCACGGCAAATGTGGTCTCGTGAAATCAGTGATGGACAAACTCTTGTGTCTCTACGACCAAAAGAAAATCAAGCCGGTCGTGGACTCCCTGTGGGCGCTGGAGGAG GTAAAAGAGGCCATGCAGAGAATTCACGACAGAGGCAACATAGGGAAACTCATTCTGGATGTTGAGAAAACTCCCACTCCTCTG ATGGCCAGCGACAGCACAGAGACCAGTgaagcaggagaggaagaagaggagccAGAGGGAGACAACGACAGCAAGGAGCGAATGCCTTTCATCCATTAA
- the bola3 gene encoding bolA-like protein 3 has product MLSCKRSLGNTMISALRVLRSNQVVVSGCAQRCLSTQTDGEVRIAEILKEKFPLASSLKVVDISGGCGAMYEVHIESSEFKGKRTIQQHQLVNQALKEEIQGMHGLRIFTDVPKH; this is encoded by the exons ATGTTGTCTTGTAAACGGAGCTTGGGCAACACAATGATTTCTGCTCTGCGGGTTCTTCGCAGTAATCAA GTTGTTGTTTCTGGCTGTGCGCAGAGATGTCTGTCCACACAAACAGACGGAGAGGTACGCATCGCAGAGATACTGAAGGAGAAGTTTCCGTTAGCCTCGTCGCTCAAAGTTGTGGACATATCAG gtggcTGTGGGGCCATGTATGAGGTCCATATAGAGTCCAGTGAGTTCAAAGGAAAAAGGACCATTCAGCAACACCAACTAGTCAACCAG GCACTCAAAGAGGAGATTCAAGGAATGCACGGACTGCGAATATTCACTGATGTTCCCAAACATTAG